In Rhea pennata isolate bPtePen1 chromosome 13, bPtePen1.pri, whole genome shotgun sequence, the following proteins share a genomic window:
- the CTU2 gene encoding cytoplasmic tRNA 2-thiolation protein 2 isoform X1, with the protein MCQAREDYGRRGPGRRAPPPSSPRACVKCKEGSAAVVIRLGDAFCRACFREYFVHKFRAVLGKNRVIFPGEKVLLALSGGPASSAMLRQVQEGLSRETAKRLRFVPGLVYVDEGAVCGQSPAQREESLARVEAILQATGFPYHLAHLEQAFDLPGSVLRRGPRGGSKPCPSYKEAVEDFIQQQRQAAADGGGAASDGAASLPRRPAQLRTQDVPEPAGGEPAAPGARLPAAARTEELLRLFEDAETLTAKEELLQMLRTHLILHTARTQGYTKVMMGDSCTRVAIKLLTNLALGRGAFLAMDTGFMDTRHGDVAVVRPMREYMAKEIAFYNHFFGVPTVITPALRAKRREKTSIHRLMEDFLLGLQAEFPSTISTVYRTGEKLSTAPAEASSEPGAEPQRCLLCLCALDTLAEEDLALEPTLIAEEAAQRPQEPAGDGCCRSSPMPGAESRAAFLPLLCYSCRLTFKEMGRPDTLPPYVRSEAQRRSRRAEMKQQIQEFLLEDDDDEDPSES; encoded by the exons ATGTGCCAGGCGCGGGAGGACTacgggcggcgcgggccggggcggcgagCCCCGCCCCCCAG CTCGCCGCGGGCCTGCGTGAAGTGCAAGGAGGGCTCTGCCGCCGTGGTCATCCGCCTCGGGGACGCCTTCTGCCG GGCCTGTTTCCGGGAATACTTCGTGCACAAGTTTCGGGCCGTGCTGGGCAAGAACCGCGTCATCTTCCCGGGCGAGAAG GTGCTGCTGGCGCTCTCCGGCGGGCCGGCATCCAGCGCCATGCTCCGGCAGGTCCAGGAG GGGCTGAGCCGGGAGACGGCCAAGAGGCTCCGCTTCGTCCCCGGCCTCGTCTACGTTGACG AGGGAGCCGTGTGCGGGCAGAGCCCGGCGCAGCGGGAGGAGAGCCTGGCCCGCGTGGAGGCCATCCTGCAGGCCACAGGCTTCCCCTACCACCTGGCCCACCTGGAGCAG gccTTCGACCTGCCCGGCTCCGTCCtccggcgggggccgcggggcggcagcAAGCCCTGCCCCAGTTACAAGGAGGCCGTGGAGGACTTCATCCAGCAGCagcggcaggcggcggcggaCGGCGGCGGAGCTGCCTCCGACGGAGCCGCCTccctgccccggcgcccggcccagCTCCGCACCCAGGACGTGCCTGAGCCTGCCGGAGGGGAGCCGGCAGCCCCCGGTGCCCGGctgcccgccgcagcccgcaCCGAGGAGCTGCTCCGGCTTTTTGAGGACGCAGAGACCTTGACGGCTaaggaggagctgctgcagatGCTGCG GACGCACCTCATCCTGCACACGGCCAGGACCCAGGGATACACCAAGGTCATGATGGGGGACAGCTGCACGCGTGTGGCCATCAAGCTCCTGACCAACCTGGCCCTGGGCCGTGGCGCCTTCCTCGCCATGGACACG GGCTTCATGGACACCCGTCACGGCGACGTGGCCGTGGTGCGGCCCATGCGGGAGTACATGGCCAAGGAGATCGCCTTCTACAACCACTTCTTTGGCGTCCCCACCGTCATCACGCCGGCCCTCCGAGCCAAG CGCCGCGAGAAGACCAGCATCCACCGCCTGATGGAGGACTTCCTCCTGGGGCTGCAGGCAGAGTTCCCCTCCACCATCAGCACCGTGTACCG GACGGGCGAGAAGCTGAGCACGGCTCCCGCGGAGGCCAGCTCGGAGCCGGGCGCCGAGCCCCAGCGCTGCCTGCTGTGCCTGTGCGCCCTGGACACCCTCGCGG AGGAGGACTTGGCCCTGGAGCCCACCCTGATCGCAGAGGAGGCGGCGCAGAGGCCGCAGGAGCCGGCCGGGGACGGCTGCTGCCGGAGCTCTCCGATGCCGGG GGCcgagagcagagctgccttcctgCCACTGCTCTGCTACAGCTGCCGGCTCACCTTCAAGGAAATG GGCCGCCCGGACACGCTGCCACCCTACGTGCGCTCGGAGGCCCAGCGCAGGAGCCGCAG GGCTGAGATGAAGCAGCAGATCCAGGAGTTCCTGCTGGAGGATGATGACGATGAGGACCCCAGCGAGAGCTGA
- the CTU2 gene encoding cytoplasmic tRNA 2-thiolation protein 2 isoform X2, with protein MLRQVQEGLSRETAKRLRFVPGLVYVDEGAVCGQSPAQREESLARVEAILQATGFPYHLAHLEQAFDLPGSVLRRGPRGGSKPCPSYKEAVEDFIQQQRQAAADGGGAASDGAASLPRRPAQLRTQDVPEPAGGEPAAPGARLPAAARTEELLRLFEDAETLTAKEELLQMLRTHLILHTARTQGYTKVMMGDSCTRVAIKLLTNLALGRGAFLAMDTGFMDTRHGDVAVVRPMREYMAKEIAFYNHFFGVPTVITPALRAKRREKTSIHRLMEDFLLGLQAEFPSTISTVYRTGEKLSTAPAEASSEPGAEPQRCLLCLCALDTLAEEDLALEPTLIAEEAAQRPQEPAGDGCCRSSPMPGAESRAAFLPLLCYSCRLTFKEMGRPDTLPPYVRSEAQRRSRRAEMKQQIQEFLLEDDDDEDPSES; from the exons ATGCTCCGGCAGGTCCAGGAG GGGCTGAGCCGGGAGACGGCCAAGAGGCTCCGCTTCGTCCCCGGCCTCGTCTACGTTGACG AGGGAGCCGTGTGCGGGCAGAGCCCGGCGCAGCGGGAGGAGAGCCTGGCCCGCGTGGAGGCCATCCTGCAGGCCACAGGCTTCCCCTACCACCTGGCCCACCTGGAGCAG gccTTCGACCTGCCCGGCTCCGTCCtccggcgggggccgcggggcggcagcAAGCCCTGCCCCAGTTACAAGGAGGCCGTGGAGGACTTCATCCAGCAGCagcggcaggcggcggcggaCGGCGGCGGAGCTGCCTCCGACGGAGCCGCCTccctgccccggcgcccggcccagCTCCGCACCCAGGACGTGCCTGAGCCTGCCGGAGGGGAGCCGGCAGCCCCCGGTGCCCGGctgcccgccgcagcccgcaCCGAGGAGCTGCTCCGGCTTTTTGAGGACGCAGAGACCTTGACGGCTaaggaggagctgctgcagatGCTGCG GACGCACCTCATCCTGCACACGGCCAGGACCCAGGGATACACCAAGGTCATGATGGGGGACAGCTGCACGCGTGTGGCCATCAAGCTCCTGACCAACCTGGCCCTGGGCCGTGGCGCCTTCCTCGCCATGGACACG GGCTTCATGGACACCCGTCACGGCGACGTGGCCGTGGTGCGGCCCATGCGGGAGTACATGGCCAAGGAGATCGCCTTCTACAACCACTTCTTTGGCGTCCCCACCGTCATCACGCCGGCCCTCCGAGCCAAG CGCCGCGAGAAGACCAGCATCCACCGCCTGATGGAGGACTTCCTCCTGGGGCTGCAGGCAGAGTTCCCCTCCACCATCAGCACCGTGTACCG GACGGGCGAGAAGCTGAGCACGGCTCCCGCGGAGGCCAGCTCGGAGCCGGGCGCCGAGCCCCAGCGCTGCCTGCTGTGCCTGTGCGCCCTGGACACCCTCGCGG AGGAGGACTTGGCCCTGGAGCCCACCCTGATCGCAGAGGAGGCGGCGCAGAGGCCGCAGGAGCCGGCCGGGGACGGCTGCTGCCGGAGCTCTCCGATGCCGGG GGCcgagagcagagctgccttcctgCCACTGCTCTGCTACAGCTGCCGGCTCACCTTCAAGGAAATG GGCCGCCCGGACACGCTGCCACCCTACGTGCGCTCGGAGGCCCAGCGCAGGAGCCGCAG GGCTGAGATGAAGCAGCAGATCCAGGAGTTCCTGCTGGAGGATGATGACGATGAGGACCCCAGCGAGAGCTGA
- the SNAI3 gene encoding zinc finger protein SNAI3, giving the protein MPRSFLVKKPSSTRIPNYGQLDTRAHETAGSCGSCRGLLLSVLRPPAGSAARPRDRGSLFARFPLPAETKGPPNAGPGTPLKDNQNLNLPAAPGGLRGRLPPRALPSRRAFSCKYCEKAYGSLGALKMHIRTHTLPCVCSICGKAFSRPWLLQGHIRTHTGEKPYACPHCSRAFADRSNLRAHLQTHSDVKRYRCRACSKTFSRMSLLARHEDGGGCAAS; this is encoded by the exons ATGCCCCGCTCTTTTCTGGTGAAGAAACCCTCCAGCACCCGCATCCCCAACTACGGCCAGCTCGACACGCGTGCTCACG AGACGGCCGGCTCGTGCGGCTCGTGCCGGGGGCTGCTGCTCTCGGTGCTccggccgcccgccggctccgccgcccgcccccgggaCCGCGGCTCCCTCTTCGCCCGCTTCCCGCTGCCCGCCGAGACCAAGGGCCCCCCCAACGCCGGCCCGGGGACCCCCCTGAAGGACAACCAGAACCTGAAcctgccggcggcgccgggggggctgcgggggcggcTG ccgccccgcgccctgCCGAGCCGGCGCGCGTTCAGCTGCAAGTACTGCGAGAAGGCGTACGGCAGCCTGGGCGCCCTGAAGATGCACATCCGCACCCACACGCTGCCCTGCGTCTGCAGCATCTGCGGCAAAGCCTTCTCCCGGCCCTGGCTGCTCCAGGGGCACATCCGCACCCACACAG GAGAGAAGCCCTACGCCTGCCCCCACTGCAGCCGGGCCTTCGCCGACCGCTCCAACCTGCGCGCCCACCTCCAGACCCACTCCGACGTCAAGCGGTACCGGTGCCGCGCCTGCTCCAAGACCTTCTCCCGCATGTCGCTGCTGGCCCGGCACGAGGacggcgggggctgcgccgcgTCCtga
- the RNF166 gene encoding E3 ubiquitin-protein ligase RNF166: MFRSLLVAAAAQRPQAPGGSPRPPPPAGPAAEALEAQFSCPICLEVYHRAVGIAGCGHTFCGECLQPCLQVPSPLCPLCRMPFDPKKVEKASNVEKQLSSYKAPCRGCSKKVTLAKMRSHISSCAKVQEQMANCPKFVPVVPTSQPIPSNIPNRSTFVCPYCGARNLDQQELVKHCMENHRNDPNKVVCPVCSAMPWGDPSYKSANFLQHLLHRHKFSYDTFVDYNIDEEAALQAALALSLSEN, translated from the exons atgttCCGCAGCCTgctggtggcggcggcggcgcagcggccGCAGGCCCCGGGCGGgtccccccggccgccgccgcccgccggccccgccgccgagGCGCTGGAGGCGCAGTTCAGCTGCCCCATCTGCCTGGAGGTCTATCACCGCGCCGTCGGCATCGCGGGCTGCGGCCACAC GTTTTGTGGAGagtgcctgcagccctgcctccAAGTGCCCTCTCCACTGTGCCCGCTCTGCCGCATGCCCTTCGACCCCAAGAAGGTAGAGAAGGCCTCCAATGTGGAGAAACAGCTGTCGTCCTACAAGGCTCCTTGCAGAGGCTGCAGCAAGAAG GTAACCCTAGCAAAAATGCGCTCTCACATCTCATCCTGTGCGAAGGTACAAGAGCAGATGGCCAACTGCCCGAAGTTCGTCCCTGTCGTCCCCACATCCCAGCCCATCCCCAG CAATATTCCCAATCGCTCAACGTTCGTGTGTCCATACTGTGGGGCCCGGAACTTGGACCAGCAGGAGCTAGTCAAGCACTGCATGGAGAATCACCGCAATGACCCCAACAAAGTG GTGTGCCCAGTCTGCTCAGCCATGCCCTGGGGTGACCCGAGCTACAAGAGCGCCAACTTCCTGCAGCATCTCCTCCACAGGCACAAGTTCTCCTATGACACCTTTGTG GACTATAATATCGATGAGGAAGCAGCGTTGCAGGCTGCCCTGGCACTGTCCCTCTCCGAGAACTGA